A genomic window from Periweissella cryptocerci includes:
- the ytpR gene encoding YtpR family tRNA-binding protein → MLIASYNPTHVGDTLIVLTAPDAVNQAHEAKTNITRIFDTATGTTTGYNFLKISELLDLAGVNGSVELSDEQVAKLNAALVAAGFEGELVADHDPKFVVAYVESTEPHADSDHLQVTKTQIGEGDYLQIVSGSPNMKAGIKVVVAKVGAMMPSGLIIWPGALRGVESNGMIVSGRELRLPNAPQVPGAMILPDDFQAVGAAFDFEKAQGLFA, encoded by the coding sequence ATGTTAATTGCAAGTTATAACCCTACGCATGTTGGGGATACTTTAATTGTCTTGACTGCACCCGATGCAGTAAACCAAGCGCACGAAGCAAAAACCAATATTACTCGTATTTTTGATACCGCAACCGGTACAACGACGGGCTACAATTTCTTGAAGATTAGTGAACTGCTTGATTTAGCAGGAGTGAACGGTTCAGTTGAATTGTCTGACGAACAAGTTGCGAAGCTGAATGCGGCGTTGGTGGCTGCTGGATTTGAAGGCGAATTAGTCGCTGATCATGATCCAAAGTTTGTTGTTGCATACGTAGAAAGTACTGAACCACATGCCGATTCTGATCACTTACAAGTGACGAAAACGCAAATTGGTGAAGGTGACTATCTACAAATCGTTTCTGGTTCACCTAATATGAAAGCTGGTATCAAGGTTGTTGTCGCTAAAGTGGGCGCAATGATGCCAAGCGGCTTGATTATTTGGCCGGGAGCGTTGCGTGGCGTTGAATCAAACGGCATGATTGTTTCTGGTCGCGAACTCCGCTTACCAAATGCACCACAAGTACCTGGCGCAATGATCTTGCCTGACGATTTCCAAGCAGTTGGTGCAGCGTTTGATTTTGAAAAAGCGCAAGGATTATTCGCCTAA
- a CDS encoding thioredoxin family protein: MQTLPKTDKQGLLDLIGDKKTILFFSADWCPDCRFIKPVMPQIETENAEYTFLAVDRDENLDLCVELDVFGIPSFMAFENGVETGRFVNKDRKTKVEVEKFINSLVVA; this comes from the coding sequence ATGCAAACTTTACCTAAAACAGATAAGCAAGGCTTATTGGATCTGATTGGTGACAAGAAAACCATTCTGTTCTTTTCAGCTGATTGGTGTCCTGATTGCCGGTTTATTAAGCCGGTTATGCCACAAATTGAAACGGAAAATGCGGAATATACATTTTTAGCAGTTGATCGTGATGAAAATCTTGATTTGTGTGTTGAACTAGACGTCTTTGGTATTCCGAGTTTTATGGCTTTTGAAAATGGTGTCGAAACTGGGCGCTTCGTAAACAAAGACCGTAAAACCAAAGTTGAAGTAGAAAAATTCATTAATAGTTTGGTAGTTGCGTAA
- the pepA gene encoding glutamyl aminopeptidase encodes MDEQGFARIKKYTEAQGTSGNESNVRALFKADLTPLVDEIHQDGLGGVFGVKQNADINAPRIMFAAHMDEVGFVVTNITPMGLFNVAAVGGWNPYVVLSQRFTLFTRDNAYPVVSSSVSPHLLRGNSGANGTPKIEDILFDAGFESAQEAEAFGVRPGDFIVPKVETVITANKKRVMSKSWDNRFGVVTVLDTLEALKDTPTPNTLIMGADVQEEVGLRGAHGAVNMMKPDVFFAVDSSAADDINGKTNHQGHLDEGTLLRVFDPSVVMPPLLKEFVLDIAESNNIPYQYFVSKGGTDAAAAQTELNGVPAVALGVASRYIHTHQTVWSIKDFEAAKELVKQLALHLDKSAVDTIWGRN; translated from the coding sequence ATGGATGAACAAGGATTTGCACGAATCAAGAAGTATACGGAAGCGCAAGGAACTAGTGGAAATGAAAGTAACGTCCGCGCGTTGTTTAAAGCTGACTTAACGCCGTTGGTTGATGAGATTCATCAAGATGGTCTAGGTGGTGTTTTTGGGGTTAAACAAAATGCAGATATTAATGCCCCACGGATTATGTTTGCTGCCCACATGGATGAAGTTGGGTTTGTCGTTACAAACATCACGCCAATGGGGTTGTTCAACGTGGCAGCTGTCGGTGGCTGGAATCCTTACGTTGTTTTATCACAACGTTTCACTTTGTTTACACGTGATAATGCGTATCCTGTTGTGTCATCATCGGTATCACCACACTTATTGCGTGGTAATAGTGGTGCGAATGGGACACCAAAAATCGAAGATATCTTATTCGACGCGGGATTTGAATCAGCGCAAGAAGCTGAAGCATTTGGCGTGCGACCTGGCGATTTTATCGTACCGAAGGTTGAAACTGTAATAACCGCTAACAAGAAACGCGTGATGTCAAAGTCATGGGATAATCGTTTCGGCGTGGTGACGGTCTTGGATACGTTAGAAGCGTTGAAGGATACACCAACGCCTAATACGCTTATCATGGGTGCCGATGTTCAAGAAGAAGTCGGCTTGCGCGGTGCACATGGTGCCGTAAACATGATGAAACCAGATGTTTTCTTTGCAGTTGATTCGTCTGCGGCTGATGATATTAATGGTAAGACAAACCACCAAGGACACCTTGATGAAGGCACTTTACTACGAGTCTTTGATCCATCAGTTGTAATGCCTCCGCTATTGAAGGAATTTGTATTGGATATTGCCGAATCAAATAACATTCCATACCAATACTTTGTTTCCAAAGGTGGAACAGACGCGGCTGCGGCTCAAACAGAACTGAACGGTGTGCCTGCCGTTGCGTTGGGGGTTGCTTCTCGCTATATTCACACGCATCAAACGGTCTGGTCAATTAAAGACTTTGAAGCCGCCAAAGAACTAGTTAAACAATTAGCGCTACATCTTGATAAGAGCGCCGTTGATACCATTTGGGGACGGAATTAA
- a CDS encoding 3'-5' exoribonuclease YhaM family protein, with product MDTRKLYEFNVDERMEIYALIKSADVRVAKNGNQYLALVMTDTSGEMPGMVWEATPEMVATFKAGEVVVMQAVRQVYQGKPQLKILHIGLPDLAADVDPDDFVASAPMRKKEMEEEVTQLLFQITNPNWNRIVRYLLQKHADTFYAYPAAKKNHHAFNGGLAYHTISIARLATSVAAQYEQVDRSLLYAGALLHDLGKTVELSGPVGTTYTTSGNLIGHIVLIDEEIVLAAHELNIDLHAEDMLLLRHVVLAHHGLLEYGSPVRPMVLEANILHQLDELDASIQMIDTVLEHTEPGQFSERVFGLDGRMMYRKNAENK from the coding sequence ATGGATACACGCAAGTTATATGAATTTAATGTTGATGAACGGATGGAAATTTATGCGTTGATCAAAAGTGCAGATGTACGGGTTGCTAAAAACGGGAATCAATATCTTGCATTAGTTATGACCGATACGTCTGGTGAAATGCCAGGTATGGTTTGGGAAGCGACGCCAGAAATGGTAGCAACTTTTAAAGCTGGCGAAGTTGTTGTGATGCAAGCAGTCCGTCAAGTTTATCAAGGTAAGCCACAATTAAAAATTTTGCACATCGGATTACCTGATTTAGCAGCTGATGTTGATCCAGATGATTTTGTGGCGAGTGCACCAATGCGAAAAAAAGAAATGGAAGAAGAAGTCACCCAGCTTTTATTCCAAATTACGAATCCAAACTGGAATCGGATTGTTCGTTACTTGCTACAAAAACATGCGGATACTTTTTATGCATACCCAGCTGCTAAAAAAAATCACCATGCATTTAATGGTGGCTTGGCGTATCACACAATCTCAATTGCCCGGTTAGCGACTAGTGTGGCAGCACAATACGAACAAGTTGACCGTTCACTGTTGTACGCGGGGGCATTACTACATGACTTAGGTAAAACGGTCGAATTATCTGGCCCGGTGGGAACTACTTATACCACATCTGGAAATTTGATTGGTCACATTGTCTTGATTGATGAAGAAATTGTTTTAGCGGCTCACGAACTTAATATTGATCTCCATGCTGAAGACATGCTGTTATTGCGCCATGTTGTATTAGCGCACCACGGTTTGTTAGAATATGGCTCACCAGTGCGGCCAATGGTGTTGGAGGCTAATATATTGCATCAACTTGATGAACTTGATGCGTCAATCCAGATGATTGATACTGTATTAGAACACACTGAACCAGGTCAGTTCTCAGAGCGCGTCTTTGGTTTGGATGGGCGAATGATGTATCGGAAAAACGCAGAAAACAAGTGA
- a CDS encoding ATP-binding protein: MKIKHVKIYGFGKWSNQEFDFNQQLQVIYGLNEAGKSTLLQFIVGMLFGFAANKGKHVNTYEPQSKAEYGGELIFVDNDLEYRLTRVGRTATVTKMYYTKSNLEVPNPEAKMADILAPLTRETFQQVYSFGQIDLNEIVELNPSELTERLLRIGAAGSDQWLQVAQQFEKTAKNKFAAGSKAGKRPINEAINAYHALETKLNAASATLPAYQALTKQISNITEQLGAYSAGTKSKQKRLLELQTLQRVAPIYREWRQLNAEVKQSSPAVEISDAVQNKIAQLQVQVNSARADINRIAHGERDATVQSPELSGYLQNKVAMDQLELNLPRYEQVGGSYQRLTNESRLVQNQMAQLASQIALNPVPQPMTGAELQTIQNNRPRTKMDAIAPVLAVVIGLLLTVLTPGFGKLVGGTFVVAGIVFGIYKFKESQASNDVSQPIGKYFAEKSAAEIYALQPLLIEYANQVQKVANLQTQINQIQEIAQSAVNDLKLIDQFTMQASSIDSLAIDVLRARQFFQLINQQRNGESMASAKVELNLSNQDEMRQRYQELQTALQTIYLSLNIESDEAYQAQLTLQVEQQQRLARITLLADQLTPQQMQQLEHLKDELPEQVILAEQAVNDAENMQQSYLAQLADLKAHQQQMAADGTYIQVQQQIANAQTDLLRQLDNYYVEALAAQWINKALAKASNERLPQILALATNYFKILTLSGYNEIRFVGDEIKLVAADGAVFTVEQLSKGTSEQLYVALRFAFAIVLQDIVELPLLIDDGFVNFDYQRRQQVLELLQQLGQSHQVLYFTADTTVQDTVSAEILIKL, from the coding sequence ATGAAGATTAAGCACGTAAAAATCTATGGCTTCGGAAAGTGGTCAAATCAAGAATTTGATTTCAACCAACAACTGCAGGTCATCTATGGTTTGAATGAAGCGGGAAAATCAACGTTGCTGCAGTTCATTGTTGGCATGTTGTTTGGTTTTGCCGCTAATAAGGGTAAACACGTTAATACGTATGAGCCGCAAAGTAAGGCAGAATATGGTGGGGAATTAATTTTTGTTGACAATGACTTAGAGTATCGCCTAACTCGTGTCGGTCGGACAGCGACTGTCACAAAAATGTATTATACAAAAAGTAATTTAGAAGTGCCAAACCCCGAAGCGAAAATGGCTGATATTTTGGCGCCGTTAACACGAGAAACGTTTCAGCAAGTCTATTCTTTTGGCCAAATTGATTTAAATGAAATTGTGGAACTGAATCCAAGCGAATTAACAGAACGGTTATTACGGATTGGTGCAGCTGGCTCAGATCAATGGCTACAAGTTGCGCAGCAATTTGAAAAAACGGCCAAGAATAAATTTGCTGCAGGGTCGAAAGCCGGAAAACGCCCAATTAACGAAGCTATTAATGCCTATCATGCGCTAGAAACAAAGCTTAATGCGGCTAGCGCGACTTTACCCGCTTATCAAGCACTTACTAAACAAATTAGCAATATCACTGAGCAATTGGGAGCATATTCAGCTGGTACTAAGAGTAAACAAAAGCGTTTATTAGAACTACAAACGTTACAGCGAGTGGCGCCCATTTATCGAGAATGGCGCCAATTGAATGCTGAAGTAAAACAGTCCTCACCAGCCGTTGAGATTAGTGATGCTGTTCAAAATAAGATTGCCCAGTTACAAGTGCAAGTCAACAGCGCTCGAGCTGATATAAATCGGATTGCGCATGGCGAACGTGATGCAACAGTGCAATCACCTGAGTTGAGTGGGTACTTGCAAAATAAGGTGGCAATGGATCAACTAGAACTAAACTTACCGCGCTACGAACAAGTGGGGGGGAGTTATCAACGGTTAACAAATGAAAGCCGACTAGTACAAAATCAAATGGCACAATTAGCAAGTCAAATTGCTTTGAACCCTGTGCCGCAACCAATGACGGGGGCCGAATTACAAACAATTCAAAATAACCGACCACGAACTAAGATGGACGCCATTGCACCAGTATTAGCGGTGGTGATTGGCTTGTTGCTGACAGTGTTAACGCCTGGTTTTGGTAAGCTTGTTGGTGGAACCTTTGTTGTTGCTGGTATCGTTTTTGGTATTTACAAATTCAAAGAATCACAAGCTTCGAACGATGTTTCACAGCCAATTGGGAAATATTTTGCAGAGAAAAGTGCTGCGGAAATTTATGCCTTACAGCCGTTGTTGATTGAGTACGCAAATCAAGTCCAAAAAGTGGCAAATTTGCAAACACAAATTAACCAGATTCAAGAAATAGCACAGTCAGCAGTAAACGACTTGAAATTGATTGATCAATTCACGATGCAAGCATCATCAATTGATAGTTTGGCGATTGACGTTCTACGTGCTCGTCAATTCTTCCAACTGATTAATCAACAACGCAATGGTGAATCGATGGCAAGTGCGAAGGTAGAATTGAATTTGAGTAATCAAGACGAAATGCGTCAACGCTACCAAGAGCTACAAACAGCACTACAAACAATTTATCTGAGCTTAAACATTGAATCTGATGAAGCGTATCAGGCACAATTGACGTTGCAAGTGGAACAACAACAACGCTTGGCACGGATCACGTTATTGGCTGATCAATTGACACCACAACAAATGCAACAATTAGAACACTTAAAAGATGAGCTGCCAGAGCAAGTCATTTTGGCGGAGCAAGCCGTTAATGATGCGGAAAATATGCAGCAGAGTTACTTAGCGCAACTGGCTGATTTAAAAGCGCACCAACAGCAAATGGCAGCAGATGGCACGTACATCCAGGTCCAACAACAAATCGCAAACGCTCAAACTGATTTATTGCGCCAACTGGACAATTACTATGTTGAAGCACTAGCTGCTCAATGGATTAATAAAGCGCTTGCTAAAGCATCCAACGAACGGTTGCCACAAATCCTTGCGTTGGCTACTAATTATTTTAAAATTCTGACATTATCAGGGTATAATGAAATTAGATTTGTGGGTGATGAAATCAAACTCGTTGCAGCGGATGGTGCGGTATTTACAGTTGAACAATTATCAAAAGGAACTAGCGAGCAATTGTACGTGGCGTTGCGGTTTGCGTTTGCGATTGTTTTACAAGACATCGTGGAATTGCCGTTGTTGATTGATGATGGGTTTGTTAATTTTGATTACCAACGCCGCCAGCAGGTACTTGAGTTATTGCAACAATTAGGTCAGTCACATCAAGTGTTGTATTTTACGGCTGACACAACGGTTCAAGATACTGTGTCAGCGGAAATATTGATTAAACTTTAA
- a CDS encoding metallophosphoesterase family protein, protein MKFIHAADVHLGNPFNGLQNMPIELLNRVQEATTTAFERMIDDALSQRVDFVLLPGDLFDSANQSVTTLDFLGEQFERLYTAKIPVYLSYGNHDFMADSLAKLPWPANVHVFGTAITTEKLVLADGTTVAITGFSYPQRHLATDMAIEFPLKQTEDFQIGMYHGTVGGNDASYAATSVTELLAKHYDYWALGHIHKRQVLHEHPTISYSGNIQGHNEKETGAKGYLLVKSENGELLPVFIPVAPIIWEQLTVDVVGIKNQGDLVATISAKLVTLIRPELQIFTVTLIGIESLSDVMRVRIDDGTTTYQVNQQLITKQDVVWVNGIIAVADVVQPQIMSLDNSYWEKAASEVFNASNIHQIGLKNLPDTFITSHFDDPAVLSQLQQRARQLMNATIHGEVTDED, encoded by the coding sequence ATGAAGTTTATCCACGCAGCTGATGTCCATCTGGGTAATCCGTTCAATGGATTACAAAATATGCCAATTGAATTACTCAATCGGGTTCAAGAAGCGACTACAACTGCATTCGAACGGATGATTGATGATGCGCTTAGTCAACGGGTTGATTTTGTGCTCTTACCTGGGGATCTGTTTGATTCAGCTAATCAAAGTGTTACAACTTTAGACTTTTTAGGTGAGCAATTTGAAAGGTTGTATACCGCAAAAATCCCAGTTTACTTGAGTTATGGTAATCATGATTTTATGGCTGATTCATTGGCTAAGTTGCCCTGGCCGGCAAATGTGCATGTATTTGGAACTGCAATTACGACCGAAAAATTAGTCTTGGCTGATGGAACGACCGTCGCTATCACCGGTTTCAGCTATCCACAACGTCATCTGGCTACCGATATGGCAATTGAATTTCCGTTAAAACAAACTGAGGATTTTCAGATTGGTATGTATCACGGAACAGTTGGCGGCAATGACGCCAGTTATGCGGCGACCTCGGTAACAGAACTGCTTGCTAAGCATTATGACTATTGGGCGTTGGGACATATCCATAAGCGACAGGTACTCCATGAACACCCGACTATTAGTTATTCAGGTAATATCCAAGGACACAACGAAAAAGAAACCGGCGCTAAAGGTTATTTGCTAGTGAAATCTGAAAATGGAGAGTTATTGCCGGTGTTTATTCCAGTTGCGCCAATAATATGGGAGCAGTTGACCGTGGATGTAGTGGGAATCAAAAATCAAGGTGATTTGGTTGCTACAATAAGCGCTAAATTAGTCACGTTAATCCGACCAGAATTACAAATATTCACAGTTACACTGATTGGAATTGAATCTTTAAGTGACGTAATGCGGGTACGAATTGATGATGGGACAACCACTTATCAAGTTAATCAGCAGTTGATTACCAAGCAGGATGTGGTGTGGGTTAATGGAATTATTGCGGTAGCCGACGTGGTACAACCACAGATTATGAGTTTAGATAATAGTTATTGGGAAAAAGCGGCTAGCGAAGTTTTTAATGCTAGCAACATTCATCAAATTGGTCTGAAGAATTTGCCAGATACATTTATCACCAGCCATTTTGATGATCCTGCGGTGCTTAGCCAATTACAACAGCGTGCACGTCAATTAATGAATGCCACAATTCATGGGGAGGTTACCGATGAAGATTAA
- a CDS encoding energy-coupling factor transporter transmembrane component T family protein: MFNVLGYIDRQSPIHQLSGATKLLGFLGFTIIGMVSYDTRFLILLSVVALIILKVSQIKWSEISFLVKFIGAFTIFNLLMVYVFAPHYGVQLYHSSHVLLGSGRYSLTAEQMFYELNMLIKYFLTVPLALTFLLTTNPSEFAAGLNRIGVSYKVAYAVALTLRYIPDVQNDFQRISFAQQARGYEISKKGKLITRIKGATQILIPLIFSSLERIESISKAMELRRFGANKKRTWYMRQVFQRADIIALIGVAAMFIIGIVLVVINHSRFWNPFM, encoded by the coding sequence ATGTTTAATGTCTTAGGTTATATTGATCGCCAGTCACCAATCCATCAGCTGAGTGGTGCTACCAAATTGCTAGGTTTTCTGGGATTTACGATTATCGGCATGGTGAGTTATGATACACGTTTTCTGATCTTATTAAGTGTAGTGGCATTGATTATCTTAAAAGTGTCTCAAATTAAGTGGTCAGAGATTAGTTTCCTAGTGAAATTTATTGGCGCATTTACCATTTTTAATTTACTGATGGTTTATGTTTTTGCACCACATTATGGGGTACAGCTATATCATAGTAGTCATGTGTTGCTCGGTAGTGGGCGTTATTCTTTAACCGCCGAGCAAATGTTTTATGAGCTTAATATGCTAATCAAGTATTTTCTGACAGTGCCACTGGCATTGACCTTTTTGTTAACTACAAATCCCAGTGAATTTGCAGCGGGATTGAATCGAATTGGGGTCTCATACAAAGTCGCATATGCTGTGGCGTTAACGCTGCGGTATATTCCAGATGTGCAAAATGATTTTCAACGCATTAGCTTTGCGCAACAAGCCCGCGGTTATGAGATTTCAAAAAAAGGTAAATTAATAACGCGAATCAAGGGGGCAACGCAGATCTTGATTCCGCTGATTTTTTCGAGTTTGGAACGCATTGAATCAATTTCTAAGGCAATGGAATTACGACGTTTTGGCGCTAATAAAAAACGAACATGGTACATGCGCCAAGTATTTCAGCGAGCGGATATAATTGCCTTGATTGGAGTTGCTGCCATGTTTATCATTGGAATCGTGTTAGTTGTGATAAATCATAGCCGCTTTTGGAATCCATTTATGTGA
- a CDS encoding ABC transporter ATP-binding protein: MTEPIIEFNDLTFQYRTQAEPTLHEINLKIMPGEKVLIAGASGSGKSTLSRLINGLIPESYAGTITGMAKVNGHDVNSGSIFARSFDVGTVLQDPDEQFVALTVGEDLAFALENDQIAHAEMLTRVNQWAQQLNVTALLKQAPQAISGGQKQRVAMGGVLIDESPILLFDEPLASLDPAAGKAAIEMIDDIARAHALTTIIIEHRLEDVLHRPIDRLIVLDNGRIVADDTPANVLRAGKLPSLGLREPLYLAALAHAGVDFNSLTNIDNVQTVNGSDIQDKLSGWLAQQPTTASQSAQQSLLEIEHLAFAYPRGKQIFTDLNITVNTGELISIVGKNGSGKSTLSNLITGFLKPTAGQIKLNGQDLTELSIKERADQIGYVLQNPNQMISKNTVYEEVALGLELRGIELAQVTAQVAEILRLTDLYTMRNWPISALSFGQKKRVTIASILVLKPKVLILDEPTAGQDLAHYTAMMNFLANLRVTNGITIIIITHDMHLMLEYADRTIVISDGQLLLDATPSEVLNNAPVVKAASLALTSLYYLAQRFELGNPEVLTTKVIAAEQQAKKGVANV; encoded by the coding sequence ATGACAGAACCAATAATTGAATTTAACGACTTAACGTTTCAATATCGGACGCAAGCTGAACCAACACTGCATGAAATTAACTTAAAAATTATGCCGGGTGAAAAAGTTTTGATAGCGGGAGCATCTGGTTCAGGTAAGTCGACATTAAGCAGATTAATCAATGGCTTGATTCCAGAAAGTTATGCCGGTACGATTACGGGCATGGCTAAGGTAAATGGGCATGACGTGAATTCGGGGAGTATTTTTGCACGTTCGTTTGACGTGGGAACTGTGTTGCAAGATCCGGATGAACAGTTTGTGGCATTGACGGTTGGTGAAGACTTAGCATTTGCGTTGGAGAATGATCAAATAGCACATGCCGAAATGTTAACGCGGGTTAACCAATGGGCCCAGCAATTGAATGTTACGGCCTTGTTAAAGCAGGCACCACAAGCTATTTCTGGTGGGCAAAAGCAACGGGTTGCAATGGGTGGTGTGTTAATTGATGAAAGCCCAATTTTATTATTTGATGAACCGCTAGCAAGTTTAGATCCGGCCGCTGGTAAAGCCGCGATTGAAATGATTGATGATATCGCACGCGCACATGCGTTAACGACGATTATTATTGAACATCGACTCGAAGACGTGCTCCATCGGCCAATTGATCGGCTAATTGTATTGGACAATGGTCGGATTGTTGCTGATGACACGCCCGCAAACGTATTGCGGGCCGGCAAATTACCAAGTTTGGGGCTGCGGGAACCACTATATCTAGCCGCTTTAGCGCATGCTGGTGTTGATTTTAACTCATTGACGAATATTGATAATGTTCAAACTGTGAACGGATCAGATATTCAGGATAAACTTAGTGGATGGTTGGCACAACAACCTACCACTGCATCTCAGTCAGCACAGCAATCTTTACTGGAGATTGAGCATTTAGCATTTGCGTATCCGCGTGGTAAACAAATTTTTACTGATTTAAATATCACAGTGAATACCGGTGAGTTGATTAGTATTGTTGGCAAAAACGGTTCGGGTAAGTCGACGTTAAGTAACTTAATTACTGGATTTTTGAAGCCAACGGCCGGTCAAATTAAACTAAATGGGCAAGATTTAACGGAACTTTCTATTAAAGAACGCGCGGACCAGATTGGCTATGTCCTCCAAAATCCTAACCAAATGATTTCAAAAAATACGGTTTACGAAGAAGTGGCGTTAGGTCTTGAATTACGTGGTATTGAACTGGCACAAGTCACAGCGCAAGTTGCTGAAATTTTACGGCTAACTGATTTGTATACAATGCGCAATTGGCCAATTAGTGCATTAAGCTTTGGCCAAAAAAAGCGCGTGACAATTGCGTCGATTCTCGTGTTAAAGCCTAAAGTGTTAATTTTGGATGAACCAACCGCCGGCCAAGATTTGGCTCATTATACAGCGATGATGAATTTCTTGGCAAACTTACGTGTTACGAATGGCATCACTATTATCATAATTACACACGATATGCATCTGATGCTTGAGTACGCTGACCGCACGATTGTAATCAGCGATGGACAATTGTTGTTAGACGCAACACCGAGTGAAGTATTAAATAATGCACCAGTAGTTAAAGCGGCGTCATTAGCACTAACTAGTTTATATTATTTAGCTCAGCGCTTTGAACTTGGGAATCCTGAAGTATTAACGACAAAAGTAATTGCAGCAGAACAACAAGCAAAGAAAGGGGTGGCGAATGTTTAA
- a CDS encoding ECF-type riboflavin transporter substrate-binding protein, whose translation MAQNSNSHKNGLAVRTVVAIGIGAALFFVLMRFLPIPTGIPDTTINLGSAILALFAAIFGPIAGLFIGLIGHSLNDLTWGSVWWSWVIADGAFGFLLGLIKKRLDLENGNLTRRKLIYFNVWQAVAGLIAWVVIAPLGDIFIYSEPANKVFVQGIVAWITTFIAVAVVGSILVVAYAKSRTQSGSLTKED comes from the coding sequence ATGGCACAAAATTCTAACAGTCACAAAAATGGTCTGGCGGTTCGCACGGTCGTCGCAATCGGGATTGGTGCGGCGTTATTCTTCGTGTTGATGCGTTTCTTACCAATTCCAACGGGGATTCCTGATACAACTATCAATTTAGGTTCCGCAATTTTGGCACTATTCGCCGCAATTTTTGGTCCCATTGCCGGTCTGTTTATTGGGTTGATTGGTCACTCTTTGAACGATTTAACGTGGGGAAGTGTTTGGTGGTCATGGGTAATTGCCGATGGTGCCTTTGGCTTCTTACTCGGTTTAATTAAGAAACGTTTAGATTTAGAAAATGGTAACTTAACGCGCCGCAAATTAATCTACTTCAATGTGTGGCAAGCTGTTGCCGGTTTAATCGCTTGGGTTGTGATTGCACCATTAGGAGATATTTTTATTTATTCAGAACCTGCCAATAAAGTCTTTGTTCAAGGCATCGTTGCTTGGATTACAACGTTTATTGCTGTGGCAGTAGTTGGTTCAATTTTGGTAGTGGCATATGCTAAATCACGTACGCAAAGTGGGTCATTAACGAAGGAAGATTAA
- a CDS encoding SAM hydrolase/SAM-dependent halogenase family protein → MSKYLVLQTDFGLQDGAVSSMYGVAYGVSDEITVSDLTHGITPFNIFEGSFRLSQTVKYWEPGTVFVSVVDPGVGSKRLSIVAKLKSGHYVVTPDNGTLTHLAANYGIEAVRVLDETTQRLPGSEESSTFHGRDIYAYNGARLASGQVTFEELGTALDPNAIVQLPLNLPVVEDGAIEGNVDITDVNFGSLWSNISLEAFKELQVQLGDLIHVEVLHKGEQRYSGYLPYVHTFDDVKPGEPLVYIDSVYTVAFGVHTGSFAQQYNVGAGEDWSVKISKVN, encoded by the coding sequence ATGAGTAAGTATTTGGTATTACAAACAGATTTTGGATTACAAGATGGGGCGGTTAGCTCAATGTACGGTGTCGCTTACGGCGTTTCAGACGAGATTACAGTTTCAGATTTAACTCATGGAATTACACCGTTTAATATTTTTGAAGGATCATTTCGATTGTCACAGACTGTAAAGTATTGGGAACCGGGCACGGTATTTGTCTCAGTGGTTGATCCAGGTGTCGGTTCAAAACGCTTGAGCATTGTGGCTAAATTGAAGAGTGGCCATTATGTTGTGACCCCAGATAATGGGACGTTAACACACTTAGCGGCTAATTACGGTATTGAAGCCGTCCGCGTTTTGGATGAAACAACACAACGGTTACCAGGTTCTGAAGAAAGTTCAACTTTCCATGGGCGTGACATTTATGCGTACAATGGGGCGCGGTTGGCGAGTGGTCAAGTGACGTTTGAAGAATTGGGTACAGCGCTTGATCCCAATGCAATTGTGCAATTACCATTGAATTTACCAGTCGTTGAAGATGGGGCAATTGAAGGTAATGTCGATATTACGGATGTTAATTTCGGCAGTCTCTGGTCTAACATTAGTTTGGAAGCGTTCAAAGAATTACAAGTACAATTGGGTGACTTGATTCATGTGGAAGTTTTGCATAAGGGTGAACAACGTTATAGTGGTTACTTGCCATATGTGCATACGTTTGACGACGTGAAACCAGGTGAACCACTTGTCTACATTGATTCGGTTTATACAGTTGCTTTCGGGGTACACACGGGGAGTTTTGCGCAACAATATAACGTTGGTGCTGGTGAAGACTGGTCAGTTAAAATTTCAAAAGTAAATTAA